AATGGAGGGCGCGCAGCGTCGGCGTCTTCTTGGTCTGGTTTTCGCCCATGCGCCGGATCAGGCGGTCGAGCGCATCGACGCCGGCGGCCAGGTTCGGTCCCTTGTTGAGCATCACGCATTCGGCCTGGACGGACATCGCCGCGTCCGTCATCTCGCCGCGCGAGGGCAGGCCCTCCTGGATGAGTCCCTCCAGCACCTGGGTCGCCCAGATCGCCGGGACCTGCGCGGCCTCGCAGAGCCAGAGGATCTCCTCCTGCATTTCGGCGACGCGCTCGAAGCCGATCTCCACCGCGAGGTCGCCGCGCGCGATCATCACCGCGAGCGGCTGGCGCCCGGCGGCCTGCACGATGATCTCCGGCAGGTTCAGGACGGCGGCGGGCGTTTCGATCTTTGCGACCAGGCCGAGCCGCTGCCAGTCCGGCCGCCGCGCCGCGAGTTCCTTCTGCAGCACCGCGACCTGCTTGCCGTTCTGCACGAAGGAATGGCCGACGAGGTCGGCGTGGCGCGCGACGAAATCGAGGTCGCGCAAATCCTTCTCGGTGAGCGGATCGAGATCGAGATCGACGGCGGGAAAATTGAGCCCGCGCCCGGCCTTGATCTTCACCCCCTTCAGGCGCCCGTCGGTGATCTTCACCGCGAAGCCGCCTTCGACGGCCGCGACGATCGTGCCGCGCAGCTTGCCGTCGTCGACCGAGACCGCGTCGCCGACCTTCAGCCGCTCCAGCACCCCCTTGGGCGCGCAGGTCGCCTGGAAGCCGAAGGCCTCGCGGCTGGCGTCGATCTTGGGGCAGAGCAGCAGCGTGTCGCCGACCAGAAGATGCTTGCGATCCGGCGGCGCGATGGTCTTTTCCATGCGCACCTTGGGGCCGGCGATATCCATCAGCACGCGGACCGGGCGCGCCGCGGCGCGGGTATTTTCGATCATGCGCCGCCAGACCTCGGCGTCGTCATGGCCGCAATTGATGCGCACGATGTCGGCGCCGCGCGCCACCAGATCGGGCACCAGCCGGGGATCGTCGGCCGCCTCGGTCCCGAGCGTCACCATGATGCGGCCGGAGCGGCCGTCGCGCGGCGGGCCGAACAGTTCGGCGGTGTTGGCCGCGAGCCGGACCGCGCCGCGGAAGAACTGGCGCTCGCCGGGACGCCGAAGATCGTCCGTTCCCGCCATCCGCCCCAGCGCCCAGGCGATGGTGTCGAGCGTCGTCAGGACATGGCCCTCGCAGCGGCCCAGCGAGGAAAGCCCCAGGACCATCAGGCGGCGCTGCAACTGGCGCAGATCGGCCCGTCTGAGGATGAGATAATGCGCGAAATTGAGCGGGCTTGCCACGAAGGCGCGCCGGTCGATCCGGGCGCGCCAAGTGCGGTAGAGCGCCTTTCCGTCGGCCGCTATCTCGTCGCGCAGCGCGCGGACATCGCGGAGCAGCACCGCAATCGAGTCGAGTTTTTCCAGGCCCATCGCGCGGCGGCTCCCAAGGGAAGATGACACGCGAGGATGACGGTTCGCCGGCGCGCCGGCGTTGAGCGAGGTCAGAGAGGTGCCGCGCGCATTCGATGCGAAAACGCGGTTCGAAGCGCGAGCCTTCGCCGCAAGCCTTTGATCCGCCGCCCCAAAGCGCATGGACAGCGCGGCGCGCGCGGGGGCGGGACACCGGCGCGCGGCCGCCCGACCGCGCGCGAAACGCGCAATCTCCCCTGCCTGTGACACGTCCGCTCTGGGTTCCATCGGAGGGACGTGGCGACCGCCCGGCGCCTTTTCAAGATATCCTCGCCCGGCTGCGCAGGTTGCAATGGCGCGCTTAAGGCACGGCGCGGCGCTTGCGCGGCACGGGCGCCAGCTTGATCTCCACCCGGCTGCCGGTGGCGGCGGCGTATTTGCGCAACGACGCCATCGAGGGCGACCGCCCACTCTCCAGCCGCGCCACGGCCGATTGCGAGGTGCCCATGCGCCGCGCGACCTGCGCCTGGGTGAGCCTGGCCCGCGTGCGGGCGGCGAGCAGTTCGTTGATGAGGGCGAACTCCTCTTCGAGGGCGTCGTATTCCTCCTTGACGGCGGGGTTTCTGAGCATCTTCCGCTTGAACGACACGATGCTTCTCATTCGTGTTTGTCCTTCATGGGCGACGGTGCAAAATCTCAATTTTGCTATATCTATCAGAGGTTGCGCCGGCTGCAATCTGGCTTGCAAGATGTTCCATTTGAGAACAAAGTGGCAACCGCCATCTCCTAGATCCTCGCGCACGCAGGCCCCATGCTCGTTCAATGCCGAATCATCCCCTTGTCCCGAAGGACATCACTGCCCGCTACCACGTGCAGGAGTGGCGGCACGGTTTGGCGATCCTGTCTACGGCGCACCCGAAGGAATGGAGCGAAGTTCTCGAAGCCCTTCGCGAGTTTCGGCTTCTCAAGAGCGACATTCTCAAGCCCGGTGGCAGGAAATCCGAAGTCGCCGGCAAGATCGACAGGGCGCTCACGGCGCGCGGATGGCGAGAGAAAGCCTTCGACACGAAGATTATCGTGGATGACGTTCCGCACCCATCGCCGACGCACTCCGTGGATTGCTACAAGAATCGGATCGCGCTCGAAGTCGAGTGGAACAACAAGGATCCGTTCTATGATCGCGACCTCAACAATTTCCGCCTGCTCTTCGATCTGCGGGCCATCGACGTCGGTGTCATCGTGACACGCTCAAGCGAATTGCAGGCGATTTTCGACGATCTGGGCCGAGGACCAAGCTATGGGGCTTCGACAACGCATTTCGCGAAGCTGCTGCCACGCATCGAAGGCGGTGGCGGAGGCGGGTGCCCCATCGTCGCCTTTGCGATCAAAAAGGAATGCTATGTCGACGACAGCGTCTGACGATCTTCGCGCCTTTGTCGGCAACCAGCGCTTCGGAACGGTGCTGGCCGATCCGCCGTGGCGCTTCGCCAACCGCACCGGAAAGATGGCGCCCGAGCACAAGCGGCTCGCGCGCTACGAAACGATGACGGTCGAGGAGATTTGCGCCCTGCCGGTGCCGCAGGTCGCGCGCGACCGCGCGCATCTTTATTTGTGGGTGCCGAACGCGTTGATGCCGGACGGGTTGCGCGTGCTCCAAGCGTGGGGGTTCACGTACAAGACCAATCTCATCTGGCATAAGGTGCGGAAGGACGGCGGCCCGGACGGCCGCGGGGTTGGCTTCTATTTCCGCAATGTGACCGAAATGGTTCTGTTCGGCGTGCGTGGAAAGAACATCCGCACGCTCGCGCCGGGACGCCGGCAGGTGAATTTCCTGGCGACGCGCAAACAGGAGCATTCGCGCAAGCCGGATGAGCAGTACGCGATTATTGAGGCATGCTCGGAAGGGCCGTATTTAGAGATGTTTGCGCGTGGTCGGCGCGATGGATGGACCTCGTGGGGCGCGCAGGCGGATGATGGATACCAACCAAGTTGGAAAACCTATGCACATAACTCAGGCGTCCTTCGAGCCGTCGGCGGTCGATAGGCGATAAGTTCAGATGGCAGAAGTTCAGCATGCGCAAATTAAAACCAAGCTGCTCGAACAGCTAGTCCCTCTTATTGACTTAGCAGATATCAGCAACAAGGCTCCAGCGGATCGAGAGGCTCATGCTCTATCTCGCGCGGTGGCGGCTGCGGCAATCAAAATCTCGGCCGAGGCAGACAATTCGATAGCGGCCGGTTCATTGGTCGATGGTGGAAAGGACAATGGCATTGACGCGATCTACTATGACCAGCAAGCTAAGACGCTTTTTTTGGTTCAGTCTAAATGGAGTAACTCTCACGCCAGCGCAATCGAAAGCGGCGAAATTCTAAAATTTCTCCAGGGCGTACAAGACTTA
Above is a window of Rhizomicrobium sp. DNA encoding:
- a CDS encoding MT-A70 family methyltransferase, translating into MSTTASDDLRAFVGNQRFGTVLADPPWRFANRTGKMAPEHKRLARYETMTVEEICALPVPQVARDRAHLYLWVPNALMPDGLRVLQAWGFTYKTNLIWHKVRKDGGPDGRGVGFYFRNVTEMVLFGVRGKNIRTLAPGRRQVNFLATRKQEHSRKPDEQYAIIEACSEGPYLEMFARGRRDGWTSWGAQADDGYQPSWKTYAHNSGVLRAVGGR
- a CDS encoding BglII/BstYI family type II restriction endonuclease; translated protein: MPNHPLVPKDITARYHVQEWRHGLAILSTAHPKEWSEVLEALREFRLLKSDILKPGGRKSEVAGKIDRALTARGWREKAFDTKIIVDDVPHPSPTHSVDCYKNRIALEVEWNNKDPFYDRDLNNFRLLFDLRAIDVGVIVTRSSELQAIFDDLGRGPSYGASTTHFAKLLPRIEGGGGGGCPIVAFAIKKECYVDDSV
- a CDS encoding pyruvate kinase, encoding MGLEKLDSIAVLLRDVRALRDEIAADGKALYRTWRARIDRRAFVASPLNFAHYLILRRADLRQLQRRLMVLGLSSLGRCEGHVLTTLDTIAWALGRMAGTDDLRRPGERQFFRGAVRLAANTAELFGPPRDGRSGRIMVTLGTEAADDPRLVPDLVARGADIVRINCGHDDAEVWRRMIENTRAAARPVRVLMDIAGPKVRMEKTIAPPDRKHLLVGDTLLLCPKIDASREAFGFQATCAPKGVLERLKVGDAVSVDDGKLRGTIVAAVEGGFAVKITDGRLKGVKIKAGRGLNFPAVDLDLDPLTEKDLRDLDFVARHADLVGHSFVQNGKQVAVLQKELAARRPDWQRLGLVAKIETPAAVLNLPEIIVQAAGRQPLAVMIARGDLAVEIGFERVAEMQEEILWLCEAAQVPAIWATQVLEGLIQEGLPSRGEMTDAAMSVQAECVMLNKGPNLAAGVDALDRLIRRMGENQTKKTPTLRALHSWPQKTDE
- a CDS encoding helix-turn-helix transcriptional regulator, with protein sequence MRSIVSFKRKMLRNPAVKEEYDALEEEFALINELLAARTRARLTQAQVARRMGTSQSAVARLESGRSPSMASLRKYAAATGSRVEIKLAPVPRKRRAVP